The following nucleotide sequence is from Lacinutrix sp. Hel_I_90.
TGGCGCTTCTAAAAGACATTGGCATCTCAATAGACAATGGTAAAGATCAATTAAAAGCATCAGCAGCTAATTTCCCTCTAGAGGTTTTTTATCTTAGAAATGGCGATATTCCCCAGTATCTAAGAGATGGCGTTGTTGATATCGCTATTATTGGTGAAAATGTTTTAATTGAAAAAGGACAAGAGTTAGTTATTGCAGAGCGACTAGGATTTTCAAAATGTCGTGTTTCTATTGCGGTCCCAAAAGCCTCTAAAGCAAAGTGCTTAAAAGATTTACAAGGACAGCGCATCGCGACTTCCTATCCCAATACGGTGAATCAGTTTTTAGAGCAAAACGGCATAACTGCACAACTACACATTATCAACGGTTCTGTAGAAATAGCTCCAAACATTGGCTTAGCAGATGGTATCTGTGATATCGTTTCAAGTGGAAGCACCTTATTCAAAAATGGATTAAAAGAAGTAGAAGTGCTTTTAAAGTCAGAAGCTGTTTTAGCGGTTTCACCTAGTATTTCAAAAGACAACCAAAAGCTTTTAGAAAAATTGCAATTTAGAATTCAATCGGTTTTAAGAGGTCAAAATTCTAAATACGTATTATTAAATGCGCCAAATGACAAACTTGAAGAGATTATAAGTGTCCTGCCAGGCATGAAAAGCCCAACAGTTTTACCCTTAGCAGAAAAGGGTTGGAGCTCGGTACACTCAGTAATTGATAAAAATGAATTCTGGGAGGTTATCGATGAGTTGAAAGAAAAAGGTGCACAAGGTATTTTAGTTTGTCCAATAGAAAAAATGGTACTCTAATGAATATTATAAATAATCCTAAAAAGAAAGATTGGACAAACATTTTAAAGCGTCCAACACAATCAGTTGATGATATCGAAACAACGGTAAATCAAATCTTTGATGATGTCAAAAGAAATGGAGATGTTGCCGTTTCAAAGTATACAGAATTATTTGATGGTGTAAATTTAAACGCCAACGTGGTTACAACAGAAGAGATAGAAGACGCAGTAAAAAATGTTTCAGAAGCATTAAAACAAGCCATTCAGCAAGCTAAATCAAACATAGAAGCCTTCCATAAAGCGCAAATAACAGATAAAGTTTTTGTAGAAACCATGCCAGGTATTCAATGTTGGCAGGAAAAAAGACCGATTGAAAAAGTAGGTTTGTATATTCCAGGGGGTACAGCGCCTCTATTCTCTACGGTTTTAATGTTGGCTATACCAGCAAATATTGCTGGGTGCAAAGAACTAGTATTATGTTCTCCACCAAATAAAGAAGGTAAAATCGCGAATGAAATTTTGTACACGGCTCAATTATGTGGTGTGACAAAAATCATAAAGGTTGGTGGTATTCAAGCGATTGCAGGAATGACTTTTGGTACTGAGAATATGCCTCAGGTTAATAAAATTTTCGGGCCAGGAAATCAGTTTGTTACTGTCGCAAAACAACTAGCAACCAAGTTTGGCGTGGCTATAGATATGCCGGCAGGTCCAAGTGAATTATTGGTGGTAGCAGATGACTCGGCAAATGCTGCTTATGTGGCTTCAGATTTACTAAGTCAGGCAGAACATGGTAGCGATAGTCAAGTGATTTTAGTCTCAACTTCCAGACAATTTATAGAAGATGTGTCCTCTGAAGTAGAAAAACAAATAGCGCTTTTGCCAAGAAAAGCAATTGCGGTAAAGGCGATTGCCAATTCTAAACTTATTTATGTTGAAGATGATAATACCGCTTTAGAATTAATTAATGAATATGGCCCAGAGCATTTTATAATATGTTGTAAAAATGAAGACCTCTTCATCAATAACATTAGCAACGCAGGATCAGTGTTTATTGGTAATTACACGCCAGAAAGCGCAGGAGATTATGCTTCGGGAACCAATCATACCTTACCAACTAATGGGTTTAGTAAAGCGTATTCAGGAGTGAACTTAGATAGTTTTACAAAGAGTATTACCTTTCAAAAAATCTCAAAAGAAGGCTTACTTAATATAGGAAATACCATCGAATTAATGGCTGAAGCCGAAGGCTTACAAGCTCACAAAAACGCAGTATCAATTCGTTTAAAAGATTTAAAAAATGATTAATAAGACATCGAATAATGCCCTCGCTGCTGGAGAGATGTCCTCAGGCCAGAGCGGTGAATTTAATCTAAATAGCTTAATAAGAGATAATATTAAAGCACTAAAACCCTATTCTTCAGCACGTGATGAATACAATAGTGAAATCAAAGACATGGTATTTTTAGATGCTAATGAAAACCCGTTCAATAATGGCGTGAATCGGTATCCAGATCCACAGCAATTAAAACTAAAAGAATTACTGTCAAAAATCAAAGGCGTTTCAGGAAAAAAGATGCTGCTTGGGAATGGGAGTGATGAAGTTTTAGACCTCGTTTTTAGAGCCTTTTGCGAACCTAAGGAGGACAATGTCATTACCTTGCCACCAACTTACGGGATGTATGAGGTCTTGGCGAATACCAACGCTATTGAAGTTATAAAAGTTGAACTATCCAATACATTTCAGCCTAAAGTCGATGCTATTTTAGAGGCTTCAAATAAAAACTCTAAAATCTTGTTTTTATGTTCGCCAAACAACCCAACGGCCAATAGTTTTGAAGCTTCAACAATAGAAAAACTTTTAAAAGAATTTAACGGTGTTGTAGTCATTGATGAAGCATATATCGATTTTTCAAATGAAGAAAGCTGGATAAGTAAATTAGGCGAGTTTCCAAATTTAATTGTGACTCAAACTCTTTCAAAAGCCTATGGTTTGGCAGGTATTAGACTCGGTATTTGTTATGCTTCAGTTCAAATCATTGAGACTTTAAAAAAAATAAAGCCACCTTATAATGTTAATGAGTTGACCCAGCAAAAAGCAATGCAACGCTTAAGTAATCTTACTGAGGTAAAAAACGAAATTGAAATATTAAAAGAAGAGCGAGAAAAACTCATATTAGAACTTTCTGGCATTGACTTTATTGAAAAAATATACCCTTCAGATGCTAATTTTTTATTGGTAAAAGTAGATGACGCTAATAAACGCTATGACGGATTAATAGCAAAAGGGATTGTAATTCGTAATAGAACAAACCAGCCATTATGTGAAAATTGTTTGCGATTTACTGTAGGAACGAGTACTGAAAATAATAAATTGATTAAAACATTAAAAGAACTTTAAATGAAACGCGTACTATTTATAGACAGAGACGGAACAATAATAAAAGAGCCAGCAGACGAACAAATTGACGCGTTTGAAAAACTAGAATTCTACCCAAAAGTATTTCAATATTTAAGTAAAATTGCTAAAGATTTAAACTTTGAAATTGTAATGATTACCAATCAAGATGGTTTAGGGACTGCCGTTTATCCTGAAAACACGTTTTGGCCAGTGCATAACTTTATTTTAAAAGCTTTTGAAGCTGAAGGTGTTGTTTTTAAAGAACAATTTATTGACAGAACCTTCGCAAAAGACAATGCACCAACGCGTAAACCC
It contains:
- the hisC gene encoding histidinol-phosphate transaminase, producing MSSGQSGEFNLNSLIRDNIKALKPYSSARDEYNSEIKDMVFLDANENPFNNGVNRYPDPQQLKLKELLSKIKGVSGKKMLLGNGSDEVLDLVFRAFCEPKEDNVITLPPTYGMYEVLANTNAIEVIKVELSNTFQPKVDAILEASNKNSKILFLCSPNNPTANSFEASTIEKLLKEFNGVVVIDEAYIDFSNEESWISKLGEFPNLIVTQTLSKAYGLAGIRLGICYASVQIIETLKKIKPPYNVNELTQQKAMQRLSNLTEVKNEIEILKEEREKLILELSGIDFIEKIYPSDANFLLVKVDDANKRYDGLIAKGIVIRNRTNQPLCENCLRFTVGTSTENNKLIKTLKEL
- the hisD gene encoding histidinol dehydrogenase encodes the protein MNIINNPKKKDWTNILKRPTQSVDDIETTVNQIFDDVKRNGDVAVSKYTELFDGVNLNANVVTTEEIEDAVKNVSEALKQAIQQAKSNIEAFHKAQITDKVFVETMPGIQCWQEKRPIEKVGLYIPGGTAPLFSTVLMLAIPANIAGCKELVLCSPPNKEGKIANEILYTAQLCGVTKIIKVGGIQAIAGMTFGTENMPQVNKIFGPGNQFVTVAKQLATKFGVAIDMPAGPSELLVVADDSANAAYVASDLLSQAEHGSDSQVILVSTSRQFIEDVSSEVEKQIALLPRKAIAVKAIANSKLIYVEDDNTALELINEYGPEHFIICCKNEDLFINNISNAGSVFIGNYTPESAGDYASGTNHTLPTNGFSKAYSGVNLDSFTKSITFQKISKEGLLNIGNTIELMAEAEGLQAHKNAVSIRLKDLKND
- the hisG gene encoding ATP phosphoribosyltransferase, which gives rise to MSKLKIAVQKSGRLNEDSMALLKDIGISIDNGKDQLKASAANFPLEVFYLRNGDIPQYLRDGVVDIAIIGENVLIEKGQELVIAERLGFSKCRVSIAVPKASKAKCLKDLQGQRIATSYPNTVNQFLEQNGITAQLHIINGSVEIAPNIGLADGICDIVSSGSTLFKNGLKEVEVLLKSEAVLAVSPSISKDNQKLLEKLQFRIQSVLRGQNSKYVLLNAPNDKLEEIISVLPGMKSPTVLPLAEKGWSSVHSVIDKNEFWEVIDELKEKGAQGILVCPIEKMVL